From Rhodanobacteraceae bacterium, the proteins below share one genomic window:
- a CDS encoding Alpha-1,4-N-acetylgalactosamine transferase PglJ: MKLVLVISSLGGGGAERVMTLLANEWVERGDEVTLITLASDRMDRYPLNPSVRRIALDVAGNSANLLAAIGNNLVRIRALRRAIAASRPDAVISFIAESNVRVLIAAAGLRVPVIISERTALNGHHMRGVWRTLRRWSYPRATAIVAQTRRSAADLEALVRRRVEVIANPVTVESRPDDAIADERTGARTLLAVGRLSPEKGFDLLIEAFAQAAPRHPGWNLVILGEGPLRAALERKAAEHGLGARISMPGFDAHVRRLMRRADLFVLSSRYEGFPNALLEAMTEGLACVSFDCDAGPRELIEHRQNGWLVPAGDVPALAAALDTLMGDAGLRAQLGRRARDVSARYSPATILDQWNALVASVLPAPAAGAMPR; this comes from the coding sequence ATGAAGCTCGTCCTGGTCATTTCGTCCCTCGGCGGTGGCGGCGCGGAGCGCGTGATGACGCTGCTCGCCAACGAATGGGTGGAGCGCGGCGACGAGGTCACCCTGATCACGCTGGCGTCGGACCGCATGGATCGTTACCCGCTGAATCCGTCGGTGCGCAGGATCGCCCTGGACGTGGCCGGCAATTCCGCGAACCTGCTCGCGGCGATCGGGAACAACCTGGTGCGCATCCGCGCGCTGCGCCGCGCGATCGCGGCGAGCCGGCCCGACGCCGTGATCAGCTTCATCGCGGAGAGCAACGTGCGCGTCCTGATCGCCGCCGCCGGCTTGCGGGTGCCGGTGATCATTTCCGAACGCACGGCCCTGAACGGCCACCACATGCGCGGTGTCTGGCGCACGCTGCGCCGCTGGTCTTATCCGCGCGCCACCGCGATCGTCGCGCAGACGCGCCGCTCGGCCGCCGACCTGGAGGCGCTGGTGCGCCGGCGGGTGGAGGTGATCGCCAATCCGGTGACCGTCGAATCGCGCCCGGACGATGCAATTGCGGATGAACGCACCGGTGCGCGCACCTTGCTCGCGGTCGGCAGATTGTCGCCCGAAAAAGGCTTCGACCTGCTGATCGAGGCGTTCGCGCAAGCCGCGCCGCGCCATCCCGGCTGGAACCTCGTGATCCTCGGCGAGGGGCCGCTGCGCGCCGCGCTTGAGCGCAAGGCCGCCGAACACGGGCTCGGCGCGCGCATCTCGATGCCGGGCTTCGATGCGCACGTGCGCAGGTTGATGCGGCGCGCGGATTTGTTCGTGCTGTCGTCGCGCTACGAAGGTTTTCCGAACGCGTTGCTGGAAGCGATGACGGAAGGCCTCGCGTGCGTGAGCTTCGACTGCGATGCCGGCCCGCGCGAACTGATCGAGCATCGCCAGAACGGCTGGCTGGTGCCCGCCGGCGACGTGCCCGCGTTGGCCGCCGCGCTCGACACGCTGATGGGCGATGCCGGGCTGCGCGCGCAACTCGGCCGCCGCGCGCGCGACGTGAGCGCGCGCTATTCCCCTGCAACGATCCTCGATCAATGGAACGCGCTGGTGGCTTCGGTGCTGCCCGCACCCGCCGCTGGGGCGATGCCGCGATGA